A segment of the Streptomyces sp. NBC_01235 genome:
ACGCGCACACCGTCCCGGCTGCCGTCCGGGCTGTGGTCCGCGCTGTCGTCCGGACCTGCCGCGGACTGTGCTCGTGCTCTGCGCGCCGCCACGAACCTGGCCGACACGCCAAGGGTGCCGGCCGCGGCGGCGAAGACGACGGTGAGCGCGTTCGTCATGTCGTAGGTGCCGCTGCTCTCGTAGGTGGTTCCGTCGTCGAGGACGCAGTCGAAGGCCGGCGGGAAGTAGGAGGCCCGGTGGGTGACGAGGTGCCGGACGGTGTCCCGCGGGACCTCCTCCCCTCGGCAGGCGGGCGCGGGAGACGAGTCGGCGCCGGACTGCGACTCGTGCACGGAGAGCGCCACCGCGCCGGCGCCCAGCAGGTAGCAGCCGACCGTCGCCGCGATCGCCATCCCGGCCGACCAGCGCAGCAGGTGCACGGCCTGGTCCGGCCGCCTTCCGGGCAGGGCGACGGAGACGAGCTTGACCACGATCGCGATGCACCAGAGGGGGCTTGCGAACAGAGTCGCCATTCCTGACAGGGCCAACACGGCTGGGGGCTCACCTTCTGTCGTGTACGTCTGTAACGCTTTTCGCGCCTCATTCCAAGAACAGGTGTAGGGCCTTTGACGAACCCGGCGGAAGGAGATGCCTGTGGATGGCGCGGAACGGTTACGGAGTGGGCCCGCCGCCGCGGTACGTGACCCACGGCTGTTCGAGGAGTTCTATCGGCGCCACGTGGACGCGGTGATGCGTTTCGTGGCCCGGCGTGTCGACGACCCGCACACGGCGGCCGATCTGACGGCCGAGATCTTCCTCGCCGTCCTGCACTCGGCCCACACCCACCGGCCGCACCTCGGCAGCGAGACGGCCTGGCTGTTCGGCATCGCACGCAACGTGGTGTCGTCGGAGCGCCGCCGGGTCGCCCGGGAGGCCGAACGCGATCTGCGTTTCTCCGGGCGGAGGCTGCTGGAGGCCGACGACATCGTCCGGATCGAGGACAGACTCGACGCGGAGAGCCCGGGGCGACGTGCCCTGGCCGCGCTGGCAAGGCTTCCCGAGGGCGAGCGGGCCGTCATGGAGTTGATCGCGGTGGACCAGCTGACGGTCACCGAGGCGGCGGCCGCACTGGGCATTCGCCAGGTCACGGCCCGCGTACGACTGCACCGGGCGCGCAAGGCGCTGCGGAAGGAGGCGGACGTCGAGGCTGCGGAGGCTCCTGCCGCCGCAGGAACGAGCTTCACGGAAGCCACGACGCCGGACGCATCGATGCTGTACATCGCAAGGGGGGAAGCGTGAGCACCAGGCCGACGTTCGAGGACCGGCTCCTGGACGAACTCAAGAAGGAGATCGAGCTGCGCGAGGCCGGAACGTGCCGGACCGGGCCGTCCGAGGTCGGATCGGGCCGGGGCAGGAAGAGGGCTTCCGTGCGTCGTCTGCTCGTTCCACGCCGGATCGCCTTCGTCGCGGCCGCCTGTGCGGTGGCCTGGCTCGGCGTGGCGGTGGTACCTGGCTCTCCGGGCGACTCGGCGGCGTACGCGGTGGAGCGGCACGGGGACGGCACCGTCGAGCTCACCGTCAAGGACCAGACCATCGGGATCGAGGCCCAGCGCGAACTCGCGACGAAGGTGCGTCCGTGGGGCATCGAGGTGACCATTGACGTGTTGGCTCCCGGCTATGTCTGCGAGCGCAGCAAGTTCACCCCGTTCCCAGGGGTGGCGATCGATCAGCAGGGCGACCCTGTACCCATCATCCCCATCAAGGCCAGCTGGGACTTCACCCTGCGCCGGGGCAACGTGCTGGCCTTCGAGAACATGGAAGGCATGTCGCGGCCACGCGCGGTCGAGCTCTACGCGACCAGGAGCGAGGCCAAACCCTGCGTTCCGCTGAAGGTCACGCTGCCCGACAAGTAGGCCTGTCCCAGCCCGACGAACGCCTCACTGCACAGAACTCGGTCCACATATGGAACCCCCAACCCTCGTCCGTCCATCGCCAGAGCCGTCACCCTCCGCGACCGCACGATCACCCATCCCACGCCTGGGGTGGCTCGACGCGTCGCGCGGCATCGCCGCACTCGCCGTGGTGTTCGACCACTCGTCGTACGCGTTCATGCCGGAGTTGCGGCAGGAGCTGATGCCGCAGTTCAACTTCGGCCGGTACGGCATCATGGTGTTCTTCCTGGTGAGCGGCTACATCGTCCCCGCGTCACTGGAGCGCCGGGGCTGCGTCCGGACGTTCTGGATCGGACGCATTTTCCGCGTGTACCCCCTGTGGGCGGCCGCCGTCTCCGCGGTCCTCACCCTGAATCTGCTGGGCATCTCCGAGCTGCGCGGCGGCCTCGACCGGCAGAGCCTCGCCACCGCGGCCGCCGCCCATGTCACGCTGCTCCAAGAGCTGCTGGGAACACCCAGCCTCCTGCTCGTCCTGTGGACGCTCTCCTACGAGATGGCTTTCTACCTGCTGGTCGTCGCCCTCTTCACGGTCCGTCTGCACCAGCGGTCGGCGTCGATCGCCGTCACTCTGGCCGTACTCGCCGCCGTGAGCGCGACGGCGGGGGGCGTGCTGCCGGGCTCCGCCCTCTCCGGCGCGGTCGGCACCGGTCGGCTGGTCGCCCTCGCCTCGATCGCCATGGTGCTCGCCATCTGCTGTGCGAGCGCCGGACCACCCGCGCTGCGCGTGGCCGGGGGCGTGCTGGGCGGGGTGTCGGCGCTCGTCCTCGTCGCTTTCAACGGCACGGTCCCCCTGTGGGAGGGCCTGGTGATCCTCTCCGTGATGTTCGTCGGCACCGCCGTCCACCGAGCCCGGAGCGGACAGAGCAGCCGGCGGTGCGCGGCCCGCGCAGCCGTCGTGGTACTCGTCTGCGCCGTGGGCAGCGCGTACTGGTACGGCGACGGCTCCCACTTCACACGGCGCGGCTGGATCCTTGCATTCCTGCTGGCCGCGCTCACCTTTGGAGCCGCACTGTCCTGCCACCACCGGCGCATACCGCGCCGGCTGATCGGACTGGGAACGATCAGCTACTCGGTCTACCTGGTGCATCCCGTGCTGCTGGCGGTGACCGACGGCACGATCGGCCGGTGGCGGCAGGACAGTCCCGTGCTCGAAGTGGCATTCGTCGCCGTGCTGCTGGCGCTGTGCGTACTGACCCACCGTTACATCGAACTGCCGGGTCAGGCATGGGGCCGCAGGCTGGCACACCGCTTGCGGCCCGGCTCGCGGAGAGCCACTCAGCCGATGTGGTAACTGTCGCCGTACACCTTCCAGTCCAGGGGCGGTTCGAGGTCGAGGTTGCCCTTGCGCAGGAAGACGCGTTGGGCGGTGTCGACGCGACTGGTGTCGCTGTGCGCCTCCTCCTGCTTCATGGCCCAGACCCGGGCATCGAGGAACGCGTTCAGATACGCCGTCTCGTCGCCGCCCTGCGCCGGCGGCTTCGCCTTGGTCAGCGCGCGCTTGCGGATGTTGCGGAAACTGGTGGGGTCGGTGCCGTCGCCGTGCATGACGATGGCGTCGTAGTAGGCGAACTGACCCAGGACGCGCAGACCGTCCGTCTTCCCCTGCCGGACGGCAGGGTTGAAGTAGACGCGGTCGCGTTCGTCGTTCTGGGCCTGCTGGAACGCCGTGTCCTGGGCGGCCTTGCGCCAGTCCTTGGGGTAGTTCGGGTCGAGGCCCGTGTGCGCGTCGGTGCCGTCGACCGCCCGCAGGGCGGGCAGGTACTTGGCGAGGACGTTGCCGGGCTTGCGGTCGGTGTAGAGCTGTACGAGGTCGAGCATGTCGCCGGTGCCGGAGCAGAAGCCGATGATGCCTGCGGTGTAGCCACGGCCGTCGCCGATGTCCTCGATGTACTGGTACTGGGCCTTCCAGTCGAGCGAGGAGTTCTCCGCGCTCGACACCAGTTTCATGGCGATCTCCTTCTTCGCCGGGTCGTCGAGGCCTGTGGCGGTGGTGGCCGCGGTCGCCGGGTGGGCGTCGAGGAGCGGGGCGGTGGCCAGGGCGGCGGTGAGGGCGAGGAAGAAGCGGCGGGAGGTGGGGGTGAGGCCGTCGACCGGCCGGGACATGTGCACCACAGTGGCTCCAGGTGAGGTGTGGGGGTGGGGGACTCTGCGTGCAACTGACAGGAAAGTTTCCTATCAGGACTACCCGACAGAAGTAACCCCATCGAAGCCATGTTCGTGCGATCGAACAAACCGACCCGACGTCACCCGCCCGAGGGCTAGAGCAGTTGGATCACGAGGGCGGCCAGGAACCCGATGAGGCCGACGTGAAAGATGACCATGCAGATCCATTGCGACACGGGCATGCGCCAGGACGTCGCCTGGAGGATCTCCCACTCACTGACCGCGAAGGCGGCCAGGACCAGGGCGAGCACCTCCCACAGCACGTTCCACCAGCCCGACGGGCTCGACCCCGACATGCCGTCCATCGCGGCCGGGATACGGGTCGCGCGCCCCAGCAGGACGAGCCCGATGAGCAGCTTGTGCCAGCCATGCCGGACCGCCGGCACGGCGGTCACCGCCCGAGTGGCGGATGTGGATCCTGTAGACATTCGCACATTTGATCACCCTCCCGCGATGGAAGCCACCGTTCCGGTCGTCCGGGACCAGGCCACCCGCGCCACTCCCCCTCCTGCGAGATCTCTCTACGCCTGGGTGTCATGTCCCTGTAACTTCCGTTCGCAAGACCCTTCAGGAAGTTGCCGGTTCTTCTTTCGGCACAGGTGACTCCCTCCCCTTCGCCGCCTGTACCGGAAGAGCCATGAGGCGCGCGCCGAAGACGTCCCGCAGACACCCGCCGCCACGTCCGCTCGCCGTCGCCATGGCGACGGCCGGGTTGTTCGGACTGCTCGCGGGGCCGTCCGATTCCGATCCCGTCCCGCTGCGGACAACCGCTGCCACATCGAACACCGCGACCGTCTTCTCCTGCACGAAGACGAAGGACTGCGCCGCCACGTACCTCCACCACGCGCCCGACGGCGGCGCCTGGACAGTGTCCCCGGTGTGCGGATGGAGGCCGCCTGCACCGACTGGGTGAAACGATCCGTCGATCTCGGCTCGACCGCGGGACTGCAGGCCACGTTCAACAACGGCAACGGCGTCTGGGACAACAACAGCGCGGACTACACGATCCCGCTCGGCACCACGGCCGTGAAGGACCGGACCGTCGCCTCCGGAGCCGCGGAGCCCTGCGCGAGCGAGGACTCCGGCACATGGACGTCGACGGCTTCCGGATCGACACGGCCGTCCATATCCCGCGTGTCACGTCCGAACCGCCGCTTCCTGCCCGCCATCTACGACCGGGTCACCTCACCCAGAGGTTCGGTACGGACGCGGCGCAAAGCTTCTTCGTCCTCGGCGAGGCCGGCGCCTTCCTCAACGACAAGTGGAACCGCGGGTCCGTGAACCACTCGGCGCAGTCCTTCACTTGGAAGGAGCGCAAGGAGTACAGCGCGGACGACGAGACGGCGGCCATCGAGCAGTTCACCTACGAGAACAACCTCGGCACCGGCAACCAGCCGACATCTCGGTGAGACCTTCCGCGGCATTCCGACGCAGTATTACGGCTCGGAGATCGAGTTCCAGAAGGCCCGGCAGATCGACTGCGGGCCGACCTGCCCGCCGGGGTCCACCGGGCGGGCGTGCTTCGGCGACCATCTGGCCGGTCCGTCACGGCCTCGGACTTCGGCACAGTCGCGAGTGCGAGCGGTGCGGTCGCCACCGCTCTGGCGCAGCCGCTGGTCAGACACCTCCAGCGGCTCAACCAGATCCGCCGGGCGGTCCCGGCCCTGCAGATGGGCCATTTCCAGACCGACGGGATCAGCGGCGGGATGGCGTTCAAGCGCCATTGCACCAACGGGAGGACGGAGGGTTTCGCGCTGGTCACGGTCACCGGTGCGGCGGGCTTCACCGGCATCCCGAACGGCACGTACAAAGACGCCGTCACCGGTGACGGGAAGACCGTCTCCAACGTCTCCCTGTCGGTGGCCGCGCCCGGCAAGGGCAACCTGCGGGTGTACGTACTGAACGGACCCGGCAAGGTCGGCGCCGACGAGCATAATCTGAACTAGCACCGAATACGGCTCCCTATTTCTCCGAGAGTGCCCTGCTTATTGCCCGGCAGTGCACTCTCGTTTTCACACCTGCGACGGAAATTCTGGCGTGATCACCTCGCGTGTTTCCCGTCACCGTTGACGCCTCGCCGACCCGGCGGTCTACTCGTTCCGATTCCGCGTCAATTCCCCCTGCAGTGGAGGTAATCCATGAAGATGTTCGGAGCCCTGAAGAGGAAGATCGCCGGCGAGAAGAGCCTCAAGGCCTACGCCTGGTACATCTGGTACTGAGCCGCCGGTGAGTGAGTGACAAACGCGTGCGCCCGCCATCACCGGTGACGGAAATGGCGGGCGCACGCCACTCCGGTCCGTCGCTCCGATGTGGAGATGCCATGCCATCGTCGCCCTCTCTTACGCAGCAACGCAGGGTCGAATTCGCCCCGCGGATCCGTTCACTGCTGGACGAACACCTCGGGGACGAGGTGTTCCGGCTCGATCCCGGCACGGTGGGCGTCGGTTCCGCCGGACTCATCGAGCAGGTCATGGCAAGCCGGCCGGCGAACGACTTCGAGCGGCCCACCTTCAAGCCTCTGCTCGGTCGTGCGATTCCGAGGACCGAGGCCTCGGCCGTGATGCGAGCCGTGGGCCAGGACGTGCGCGCCGCGCTCGCCGAACCCACCGATCTGTCCGCCGACCTCGCCGGAAGCTGGCCTCGGGTGGCGCACACCTATCTGCGGGACACCGTCTTCGGCCAGGACCCCCGTCGACTCAAGGTCCTCGTCGACCGGCGGTTGGAGTGGACGCCCAAGCTGACCTGGACGGTCATCGGCGTGGGGGCCGGTCTGCCGGGGCGCGGCGGGGCGCTCGCGCGTACCTCACGGCTCGGCGCCGGGACGGCCGAGGCGTCGACGTACGGAGAACGACGGCACGCCATGGGCATGTACCGCCGGGCGGCGGCTCCGGTGTGCTTCACGGTCTCGGCGCTGGTCGCCAACGCACTGTGGCTCGGCGCTCCCTTCGCGCCCGGCACGCCGAACCGGCACATCATCCACGAGTCGCTGCGGCTGCTGCCGGTGTCGTGGAACGTACTGCGGGTCGCCTCCCCCGAGTTCACCGCCCTCGACGAACGCGTCGGCCCCACGGACGACGTCCTGATGCTGCCGCTGCTGTCCCACCGCGACCCCGCGCTGTGGGACGACCCCCATGTGTTCCGCCCCGAGCGGTGGAACGAACTCGACCCGGAGACGGCGCCCGGGTACCTCCCCTTCGGGCACGCCAACGAACGCTGCTGGGGACGCCACATGGTCCTGCCGCTGGCGGAGCGACTGCTCGACATCGCCCGCCACAACGGCCTCGCACCCGACCCCCGGCAGACGGCGGCCAGGGTTCCGTTGGCCGGCCTGATGAGCGTGGTCGACGTACGCATGCGCTCCACGCGGTGAAGGCAGAGGGAGTCCCCTCGGCGGGGTCGTTCAGGGAGTGCCCGGGGCATCGCCCCGCCAGTCGAACCGGCGGTCGGCGGTGCCGCGCCGCCCGTACAGGGCGCGGCCGCCGGGCCCGTAGCGGCCTATCTCCGTGGTCAGCGCCACCTCGCGCAGTTCATGGTCGGAGCGGTCCGTGATGTCCAGCAGCAGCCCGTCCAGCGGGCCGCCCACCAGATGCGCGTACACGCGGTCCGGGCGGGGGCCGGCGTCGTCGTGGTCGGCGCCGTAGACCCGGCCCCGCAAGAACTCAACCTCGTCCATGACCAGCAGCTTGTCATCCACCACTGACAACGGCCCGCCGTCGGCCTCGTTCGCCGTTTCCCGCCGTTCTTCGGCCAAGACGGTGGCGGAAACGTGGTGTCCGGGGGCATGCCCCGGCTCAGCGGGTATCCACCCCTTACACGTTGTCGTGTGAGGGGTGGGGGCCCTGATGGCACGCAGGCGGGAGCGGGCGAACGCCGGTGAGTCGGCCCGTGCCCGGCGCCGGCGGACCGTGCGTGAGCTGCGTGCGTCGGGCCGCTACGGGCCACGGCTGCGCGAGGTGTTGCCGGCCCTCGCCACGCTGGTCGCCGTCGCGTGCGGCGCGGTCGGGGGTCTCGCGCTGCTCTCCCGCACGTTCGGCGGCCCGGCCTGCGCGCTGCTCCTCGTGCCGCTCACGGTCGTCGCCTGCGTCGTACGGCGTCGGTCCCGGCGGCCGGCCCGACGGCGCGGCGGGTACTACACCGCCGAGGAGCTGGCCGAGCTGGACATGCCCGCACTGGTGGTCGCCGTGGCCCGGATGCTCCGGCGGGACGGCTGGAGGGTGCTGCCGCTCCCTCGGCACGACACCCTCCATCTCGCCGCCCGCGACGGCCGGGGGCTCCTGCTCGACGTGGCGTTCCGCCCGGTGGCCGAGCCGCTGCCCGACGAGGAGTCGGCCTGCTCCTGCCGGGCACGGATACGGGCGCGGGCCCGGGCCCGGGCCAGTCCCCCGCTGCGGCTCGTCGTGCACCGGGGCACGTTCACGCACCGGGACGAGGTGTGGGCCGCGCGCGAGGGCCGCACGTATCTGATCGACGGACCCCGGCTTCGGCTGTGGGCGCGCGGCACGCCCTTGGCCCAGGTCGCGGACGGTGTCGTCCCAGCGCCTCGGCGTACCTGAGGCCCGCCGGGTCGCGGGAGCTGTCCACCAGGTCCACGTGGTCGAGGACGAAGATCCGGCGGTTCTTGACGGCCGACACGCCTCGCAGCCGGGCATGGGAGAGGAGGAAGTCCTTCTCCTGCCGATCGTTCACGTCGCCATGGTCGCGGATCACGACGACGTCCGGGTCGCGGGCGAGGGCGCTCTCCCGGCCGACGGTGGTCCAGGAGTCCTGCACGTCGTCGTGGAGGAGGTTGGTGCCGCAGGTGTAGGGCTTGGCGGCGGTGACGGGTTGCCGCACTCCTCCCCGCGGGTGGCGCCCCTGAACGCCCTTTGGACGCACCGCCGCCCGGGCCTCGAAGGACCCGGGCGGCGGTGTGGGGCGTCTTGGGTCAGGGAGTGAGCTGCCAGCGCTGGATGTACCCCACGTCGATCGACGCGCGGTCCTGGACGCGCAGCTTCCATGTGCCGTCGACGGGCTGGGCGGAGGCGTCGACCGTGAAGGTCTGGTCGACGTCGTCGGCGGAGCTGCCGCTGCGGTTGAGCAGGGAGTAGACGGTGCCGTTGGGGCCGACGAGGTCGACGGTCAGGTCACCGCGGTAGGTGTGTACGATGTTGACGTAGACCGAGGTGGTGGCGGAGGCGTTGCCGTCGCGGCCCGCGATGGTGACCGGGGACTCCACGGCGGCGCCGTTGTCCGGGATGTCGACGCGGGTGGCGTTGGCGTAGATGTACGCGACCCGCCAGGTGAAGGTGTCCGAGACGGACGCGCCGGTGCTGTCGGTGACCTTGACGGTGACGTCACCGCTGCCGAGGGTGGTCGGCGTGCCCGAGATCAGGCCGCTCGGGCTGATGCTCAGACCGTCGGGCAGCCCGCTCGCCTCGTAGGTGAGGCCGGCGCCGGTGTTGGTGGTGTAGGCGTCGACCTGCAGGCTGACGGCCTGGCCGATGCCGCTGGTCTGGTCGGCGATCGGGGCGACGTTGACGCCGAGGGCTATGCGGCTGCCGACGTTGATGCCGGCCCAGGCGTCGGCGACGGCGAGGTAGGTGGGGCTGTAGGCACCGAACAGGTCGGTTGCGGCCTGGAGGGTGGCGGTGCGGGCGCCCGCGTAGTTGGTCGACGAGGTCATGTACGTCGTCAGCGCCCGGTACCAGATGGCGGCGGCGTTCTCGATGCCGATGCCGGTGACTGCCTGGCCGTCGTAGGTCGGGCTGTCGTAGGCGACGCCGTTGACGGTCTTGGCGCCGCTGCCCTCGGAGAGCAGGTAGAAGAAGTGGTTCGCGGGGCCCGAGGAGTAGTGGACGTCGACGCTGCCCAGGGTGGAGCTCCAACTGTCGCGGGAGGAGCCGTCCTTGGAGGGCTTGTCCATGTAACGCAGCGGAGTGCCGTCGCCGTTGATGTCGATCTTCTCGCCGACGAGGTAGTCACCGGGGTCGGCGGCGAGGTTCGAGTGGAACTCGACGGCGGCGGCGAAGATGTCCGAGGTCGCCTCGTTGAGGCCGCCGGACTCGCCCGAGTAGGTCAGGTTGGCGGTGGCCGCGGTGACGCCGTGGCTCATCTCGTGGGCGGCCACGTCGAGGGCGGTCAGCGGGTGGGTGTTGCCCGAGCCGTCGCCGTAGGTCATGCAGAAGCAGCTGTCCTGCCAGAAGGCGTTGACGTAGCTGCTGCCGTAGTGGGCCCGGCTGTAGGCGGCGACGCCGTCGTTGCGGATGCCGTTGCGGCCGTACACGTCCTTGTAGTAGTCCCAGGTGGCGGCGGCGCCGTAGGCCACGTCGACACCGGCGGTCTGGCGGTTGGACGGGGTGCCGTCGCCCCAGACATCGTTGTCGTCCGTAAAGAGGGTGCCGGTGCCGGAGGTGCCCTGGTTCAGGTCGTACGTCTTGTGCCCGGCGCGCTCGCCGTCGGTGAGCTGGTACGTCGATCCCGACAGGGTCGTGCCGAGCGGGACCGTGCCGCTGTACTGGCCGGTGCCGGTACCGGTGTGCACCTTCTCGGCGGCCAGGATCTGCTTGCCGGTCGTCGCGTCGGTGACCACCTGGAGCTCGCTGGGCGTGCCGTCCTGCTGGACGCCCTCGACGAGCGTCTCCCAGGCCAGGACGGGCTTGCCGGTGCCGGCCCAGACGACGAGACGGGGCGCGTTCTCGGCTTCGGAACCCTTGACCCGGGCGCTCTTCGCGGCCGCGAGGGCCTTGCCGGTGGCGTTCGACGCGGAGAGCTTCGGAGTGAGGGACGGCAGCGTGAGGGTCGCCCCGCTCGCCTTGGAGACGGTGGTGCGGCCGCTCTTGACGTGGACGACCAGGTCGCCGCCGAGGACGGGCAGCCCGGCGTAGGTGCGTTCGTAGCGGGTGTGGGTGGTGCCGTCGGCGTCCTGGACGACGTCCTTGACGACGAGCTTCCCCTGGGCACCGAGGGCGAGTTGGCGGGCCGTGGTGCCGGCCACGGTCTGCGCGCTCTTGATCAGTGAGGCGCGGCGGGCCGGCGACAGGGGCGTCGCGGCGGCTCCCGCACGGGGCGTGGCGGTGATCTTGGACGGGCCCGGGTCGGCCGGGGCCGCACCGGCGGTGCCGGCGGGGGCACCCAGGGCCAGCAGGGTCCCGATGGTCGTCAGCGCGAGGGCGGTGGCGCGTCTGCGCGGGAGGGTGGGGCGGTGTCGCCGGGGCAACGGGTTCTCCTTCGGTGCGACGGTCGGCCGGTGATGGAGGCCGAGGTGGGACGGGCCGGCGGGGTTGGTGCCGGTCCGGAGCGCTGCACGACAGGCGGGTGGAAGGAGGTGGGGGGTGGGGGGTGATGCGCCGCATGATGCGGGTGTGAAGGAATGGTGAACTTCGGCAGCAGAGTGGCACTGCGTGCACAGCTTTGTCATGGGAATGCCAAAACAACGGCTTGAATTGACCATGACGTTCTGGGGATTCGGCCTGCTCGGCACACGTTTTCAGCCGCGGGCGCGCGACACCCCTTCCCCGAAAGGATGAATGCGAGTACCACGACGGCGTGTCGCGGCACCGCGGGCCGCACCCTGCGAGTTCAGGTCATGACGGGAGTCGGCGGCGGGGCACGGGAGGCGTGTGTGGAGGGACAGCGGCGAAGGCCGGTTTCGC
Coding sequences within it:
- a CDS encoding RNA polymerase sigma factor, which translates into the protein MDGAERLRSGPAAAVRDPRLFEEFYRRHVDAVMRFVARRVDDPHTAADLTAEIFLAVLHSAHTHRPHLGSETAWLFGIARNVVSSERRRVAREAERDLRFSGRRLLEADDIVRIEDRLDAESPGRRALAALARLPEGERAVMELIAVDQLTVTEAAAALGIRQVTARVRLHRARKALRKEADVEAAEAPAAAGTSFTEATTPDASMLYIARGEA
- a CDS encoding acyltransferase family protein; this translates as MVFDHSSYAFMPELRQELMPQFNFGRYGIMVFFLVSGYIVPASLERRGCVRTFWIGRIFRVYPLWAAAVSAVLTLNLLGISELRGGLDRQSLATAAAAHVTLLQELLGTPSLLLVLWTLSYEMAFYLLVVALFTVRLHQRSASIAVTLAVLAAVSATAGGVLPGSALSGAVGTGRLVALASIAMVLAICCASAGPPALRVAGGVLGGVSALVLVAFNGTVPLWEGLVILSVMFVGTAVHRARSGQSSRRCAARAAVVVLVCAVGSAYWYGDGSHFTRRGWILAFLLAALTFGAALSCHHRRIPRRLIGLGTISYSVYLVHPVLLAVTDGTIGRWRQDSPVLEVAFVAVLLALCVLTHRYIELPGQAWGRRLAHRLRPGSRRATQPMW
- a CDS encoding chitosanase, producing the protein MSRPVDGLTPTSRRFFLALTAALATAPLLDAHPATAATTATGLDDPAKKEIAMKLVSSAENSSLDWKAQYQYIEDIGDGRGYTAGIIGFCSGTGDMLDLVQLYTDRKPGNVLAKYLPALRAVDGTDAHTGLDPNYPKDWRKAAQDTAFQQAQNDERDRVYFNPAVRQGKTDGLRVLGQFAYYDAIVMHGDGTDPTSFRNIRKRALTKAKPPAQGGDETAYLNAFLDARVWAMKQEEAHSDTSRVDTAQRVFLRKGNLDLEPPLDWKVYGDSYHIG
- a CDS encoding tryptorubin family RiPP precursor, producing MFGALKRKIAGEKSLKAYAWYIWY
- a CDS encoding cytochrome P450; protein product: MPSSPSLTQQRRVEFAPRIRSLLDEHLGDEVFRLDPGTVGVGSAGLIEQVMASRPANDFERPTFKPLLGRAIPRTEASAVMRAVGQDVRAALAEPTDLSADLAGSWPRVAHTYLRDTVFGQDPRRLKVLVDRRLEWTPKLTWTVIGVGAGLPGRGGALARTSRLGAGTAEASTYGERRHAMGMYRRAAAPVCFTVSALVANALWLGAPFAPGTPNRHIIHESLRLLPVSWNVLRVASPEFTALDERVGPTDDVLMLPLLSHRDPALWDDPHVFRPERWNELDPETAPGYLPFGHANERCWGRHMVLPLAERLLDIARHNGLAPDPRQTAARVPLAGLMSVVDVRMRSTR
- a CDS encoding M4 family metallopeptidase, which produces MPRRHRPTLPRRRATALALTTIGTLLALGAPAGTAGAAPADPGPSKITATPRAGAAATPLSPARRASLIKSAQTVAGTTARQLALGAQGKLVVKDVVQDADGTTHTRYERTYAGLPVLGGDLVVHVKSGRTTVSKASGATLTLPSLTPKLSASNATGKALAAAKSARVKGSEAENAPRLVVWAGTGKPVLAWETLVEGVQQDGTPSELQVVTDATTGKQILAAEKVHTGTGTGQYSGTVPLGTTLSGSTYQLTDGERAGHKTYDLNQGTSGTGTLFTDDNDVWGDGTPSNRQTAGVDVAYGAAATWDYYKDVYGRNGIRNDGVAAYSRAHYGSSYVNAFWQDSCFCMTYGDGSGNTHPLTALDVAAHEMSHGVTAATANLTYSGESGGLNEATSDIFAAAVEFHSNLAADPGDYLVGEKIDINGDGTPLRYMDKPSKDGSSRDSWSSTLGSVDVHYSSGPANHFFYLLSEGSGAKTVNGVAYDSPTYDGQAVTGIGIENAAAIWYRALTTYMTSSTNYAGARTATLQAATDLFGAYSPTYLAVADAWAGINVGSRIALGVNVAPIADQTSGIGQAVSLQVDAYTTNTGAGLTYEASGLPDGLSISPSGLISGTPTTLGSGDVTVKVTDSTGASVSDTFTWRVAYIYANATRVDIPDNGAAVESPVTIAGRDGNASATTSVYVNIVHTYRGDLTVDLVGPNGTVYSLLNRSGSSADDVDQTFTVDASAQPVDGTWKLRVQDRASIDVGYIQRWQLTP